The Halorussus gelatinilyticus genome contains the following window.
CGAGGGTGCAGTCCGGGTCGAGGTCGTAGACGACGACCTCGCCCGAGTCAGCGGATGCAGTCATTCTTGTCCGTGGTTTCGGTTCGCCCGATTTTAAGGGTTTGCAACTGGGTTCGTGTCGGCGGGCGAGCCACGGAACCGCTCTCGATTCGGGACGACTACCGCTCCGCTCGCCACTCGTCGCGCAGGAGACCGTAGCAGAACATGTCGTGATACTCGCCGCGGAACCACGCCGCCTCGCGGAGCGTCCCCTCGCGCTCGAATCCGAGCGACTCCAACAGGCCGATGGAGGCGTCGTTGAAACTGCCGACCTGCGCGTTCATTCGCCGAAGGTTACGGTCCTCGAAGGCGTACGCTATCATCGTCTCGGCGGCGTCGGAGCCGTACCCCTGCCCGTGGTGTTCGGGCGCGAACCAGTAGGCGAGTTCGGCGTCGCGCGAGCGGGCAGTCTCGCTGGGACCGTACTGCGACTCGGTTAGCGTGACGATTCCCAACGGCTCGTCGCCGTCGCAGGCGAGGCAGTGGACGCTGCCCTCGCCCGAGACGACGTTCTCGAAGAACTCCTCGCACTGGTCGTAGTTGGTCGGATTGACGTCGAGGGCGGGTCGCCACACGCGAGGGTCGTTCATGCTCCGCTGGATGAACTCGATGTCGGACGTTTCGGCGGGTCGAAGGGTTACTTTCTCACCCTCCAGGAAAACTGGTCCAGGCATATCGAACGAGACGGAGGGCGCCGAGTAAGTGTTTTCTGAAATACGTGACCGAGTGTCGTCCGAACTCCCGCCCGCGGCGCGCCGTCTCCGTGCCGAGGTCGCGGGTGGTGGTTCGCAACCTTTAGAACGCGCCCGCACGGAGATTTCACCATGCGGTTGTTCCGGTCGAGCGAGATTCTCGGCATCGCCGAGGATGCCCTCCAGTTCGCCTTGGCGGCGTCGGAAGACGCCCACCCTCACGAGTACATGGGCTTCCTCCGCGGCGAGGACGCCCGGTCGCTCGGACTCGAACGCGACGGGACGGTCATCACCGACGTGCTGGTCATCCCCGGCACCGAGTCCAACAGCGTGAGCGCCACGGTCAAGACCAGCCAGATTCCCAACGACTTCAACTCGGTCGGGTCGGTCCACTCCCACCCGAACGGCGTTCTGAAGCCGAGCAAGGAAGACCTCGCCACCTTCGGCAGAGGCAAGGTCCACATCATCATTGGCTACCCATACGAGCGCGAGGACTGGCAGGCGTTCGACCGGAACGGCGACCCGACGGAACTGGACGTGCTCGACGTGTCGCTCCCCGAGGGCGAATCGTTCTTCGACTTCACACAGGCGGACATCGACGCGGAACTGGACTACGACTTCGACGACGAGGCGGACCCATAATGAGAGACGAGGACACAGCATGACCGGCGAGGACGCAGCACCGAGCGACGAGCAGAGCGCGACTCACGTCGTCGCACAGGGGACCTTCGACCTACTCCACCCCGGACACGTTCACTACCTCCGGGACGCCGCGGCGTTCGGCGACCGCCTCACAGTCATCGTCGCCCGCCGGGAGAACGTCACGCACAAGGAGCCGCCGATTCTGCCGAACCGCCAACGCCGCGACGTGGTGGCGGCGCTAGACCCCGTGGACGACGCCCGCGTGGGCCACCCCGAGGACATCTTCGCGCCCATCGAGGAGTTGGACCCGGACGTCATCGCGCTGGGTCACGACCAGCACCACGACGAGGCCGCCATCGAGGACGAACTCGCGCGGCGGGGCGTCGAGTGCGAGGTCCGGCGGGCGAGTCCGCGAGAGCCGGAATACGAAGGCGAACTCCTCTCGACGGGCCGAATCATCGACCGGATTCTGGACGAGCGCGGCGACTGACCGCTCGGCCTGCGACCGCTCACGTCGCTGCGTCCGACGTCGCCCGGAGATCGAACGCCACGAGTAGCCGCGGACTCCGACGGAGAGCGGTCGAGAACCAAGACCGCGGACACGCCGTCGTCTCCGCGCCCGGTCTGGCACCGCGAGTCGGTCGCGAGCGCAGTAGAAGACTTGTACCACGTCCAGACGACGCCGGACCCATGCCCTCCCGCAGACGATTCCTCCTCGGCGTCGGCCTCGCATCGGGACTCGCCGGATGCACCGGCAGCGAACGCTCCGATTCGACCGGGAGCGACGCGACCGGTCACGGAAACGGAACTCGGCTGACGGCCGACGGACCCCCGACGACCGGCGGGGGAACCGCGACCGACGCCGGTACGGCGACCGAACCGACGCGAGAGACGCCCCGACACGAAGCGGTCCGCTGGCGAGTCGCCTTCGACGCGCCCGTCGAGCGACGACCGGCCATCGGCGGCGACGCGGTGTACGTCGGAGTCGGGGAGGCCGGTCTCTCCGCGAACGGGAGCGATGCCCGGTCGAGCGGTTCGCTCGCCGCACTCGGCGCGACCGACGGGACGCCCCGATGGACGAGCGCGCTCCCCGCCGCGCCCGCGCGCCGCCCTCGGGTCCGCGACGGCGAGGTCTACTGCGTCGCGGGTCGAAGCAACGGGTTCCACGGCGTCGACCACCGCCTCCTCCGGTTCGGAACCGACGGCACCGAGCGGTGGCGGACCGACGGAATCGACCAGTTCCTCGACCTCCTGGCGGTCGGCGGCGGTCGCGCCTACCTCGGAACCTGCGACGACGCCCTCGGACTCGACGGCCAGCGACTGTTCGCGGTTGGCCGCTCGGGTGGTGACGCCCGGTGGTCGGTCGAGACCGGCGACGCCTTCGGGGGGAGGTACCTCGATGGGTCGCTGCTGGTCGGCCTCGGCGGTCGCGCGGTCGCGCGCCACGACGCCGCCACCGGCGAACGGCAGTGGCAGAAACGGGTCGAAGGCGTGAGGTCGTCGGACGGGTCGTTCGTCGTCGCCGACGACGCGGTGCTGGCCGGTGGACCTCCGGACGGCGACGGCCGACTCGCGGCCCTCGACCTCGCCGACGGGAGCCAGCGGTGGACCTACGCGGAGGGCGGCGGCCGAGCGTTCGTCCCGTCTGGCGCGGCACTCGCCGGCGACACGGTCGTCGGAACCGAGTACGACGGTCGCGTCTTCGCGCTGACCGTCGGAGACGGACGCGAACGGTGGGCGACCGACCTCGACGGTGAGACCCGTCGAGCGCCGGTGGTCGCGGACGGAACCGTCTTCGTCGGCGGGTATCGAAGTAACGCGGCCGACGTGATTCACGCGCTCGACGCGGAGACGGGAGCGAAGCGGTGGCGTGCCGACGTGCCCGGTTTCTCCGGGGGGATTCACCCGACCGGCGAGACGGTCGTGGTCCGGGCCGGCGACGGCCGGGCGGTGCGGTCGCTCGATGCGGCCGACGGTTCGGTCCGGTGGTCGTTCGAGGCGAGCGAACCGCTGTCGGCGCCGGTCGTCGGCGACGGCGGCGTCTACGCCGCGAGCGAGAGCGGAATCGTACGGAAGTTCGAGAAGTGAGCGACCGAACCTACAGCGAGTCCCACGCCTTCAGCGCCGTGGGCACTGAACCCACGTCGGCGATCCAGCGCGCGGCGATGGCCTTCTTTAGGAACTTCGCGGGGTAGGAGTTGAACGTCCGGATCGGAACCGTCACGCCGCCGGCCTGTACGTCGTGGGCGACCGCCTTGTCGCCGATGGAGATGACCGTCCCCTTGTCCTCGTGAGTCCACGTCTTGAGCGGCTGGTCGTTGATGGCGCGGGCGACGTTCTCGCCGACGACCTCCGCGGCCTGCCACGCCGCCTGCGCGGTCGGCGGTGCCGGGTTCTCGCCTTGGTCGACGATGGCCGAGTCGCCGACCGCGAAGACGTTCTCGTCGCTGGTCTGGAAGTCCGACTCGCAGGTGACGCGGTTGTGTTCGTTGTCGAGGTTACAGCCGTCGAGCGCGTCCTGTCCGGTGATGCCGCCGGTCCAGACGAACACGTCGTAGTCGAGCGGGTCGCCCTCGTCGAAGTGGATGGCGTCCTCGTCGGCCTCGGTGATGGGGTCGTCGGTCAGAATCTCGACGTCGGCCTCTTCGAGGTGACGTCGGACCGTACCCTGAAGCTCGGAGTCCTGTCCGGGCATGATCTCTTCGAGCGCCTCCACGAGGTAGATGTCGATGGGCGCGCGGTGCTCGTCGCGGTACTCCGCGATTTCGCCCGCGCTCTGGATGCCCGAGAGACCCGCGCCGCCGATGACGACCTGAGCGGGGTCGTTGCGCGAGGCCTGCGAGGCGGCCTCCTCGACCTGCCGGTGAATCTCGTGGGCGTCGTCGAGTCCCTTGAGGGTGAGGGCGTTCTCCTCCATGCCGGGGATGCCGTAGTAGGCGGTCTGGCTCCCGAGCGCGACCAACAGGTAGTCGTACTCGACGGCGTCGTCGCCGTCCAACTCGACGGTCTGGTCGTCGGTATCGACGCTCTCGACGCGGGCCTGCACGAACTCCGTACTCGGGCTGGCGATCTCGCCGACCGGAATCTTGATGTCGTCTTCGACGCTCGGGTCGCGGATGACGCGGTGGGCCTCGTGGAG
Protein-coding sequences here:
- a CDS encoding GNAT family N-acetyltransferase; its protein translation is MPGPVFLEGEKVTLRPAETSDIEFIQRSMNDPRVWRPALDVNPTNYDQCEEFFENVVSGEGSVHCLACDGDEPLGIVTLTESQYGPSETARSRDAELAYWFAPEHHGQGYGSDAAETMIAYAFEDRNLRRMNAQVGSFNDASIGLLESLGFEREGTLREAAWFRGEYHDMFCYGLLRDEWRAER
- a CDS encoding Mov34/MPN/PAD-1 family protein — its product is MRLFRSSEILGIAEDALQFALAASEDAHPHEYMGFLRGEDARSLGLERDGTVITDVLVIPGTESNSVSATVKTSQIPNDFNSVGSVHSHPNGVLKPSKEDLATFGRGKVHIIIGYPYEREDWQAFDRNGDPTELDVLDVSLPEGESFFDFTQADIDAELDYDFDDEADP
- a CDS encoding FAD synthase is translated as MTGEDAAPSDEQSATHVVAQGTFDLLHPGHVHYLRDAAAFGDRLTVIVARRENVTHKEPPILPNRQRRDVVAALDPVDDARVGHPEDIFAPIEELDPDVIALGHDQHHDEAAIEDELARRGVECEVRRASPREPEYEGELLSTGRIIDRILDERGD
- a CDS encoding outer membrane protein assembly factor BamB family protein → MPSRRRFLLGVGLASGLAGCTGSERSDSTGSDATGHGNGTRLTADGPPTTGGGTATDAGTATEPTRETPRHEAVRWRVAFDAPVERRPAIGGDAVYVGVGEAGLSANGSDARSSGSLAALGATDGTPRWTSALPAAPARRPRVRDGEVYCVAGRSNGFHGVDHRLLRFGTDGTERWRTDGIDQFLDLLAVGGGRAYLGTCDDALGLDGQRLFAVGRSGGDARWSVETGDAFGGRYLDGSLLVGLGGRAVARHDAATGERQWQKRVEGVRSSDGSFVVADDAVLAGGPPDGDGRLAALDLADGSQRWTYAEGGGRAFVPSGAALAGDTVVGTEYDGRVFALTVGDGRERWATDLDGETRRAPVVADGTVFVGGYRSNAADVIHALDAETGAKRWRADVPGFSGGIHPTGETVVVRAGDGRAVRSLDAADGSVRWSFEASEPLSAPVVGDGGVYAASESGIVRKFEK
- a CDS encoding NAD(P)/FAD-dependent oxidoreductase, whose amino-acid sequence is MTEKVVVLGAGYAGAGAVQSLEAELEHADAELTWISENNYHLVLHEAHRVIRDPSVEDDIKIPVGEIASPSTEFVQARVESVDTDDQTVELDGDDAVEYDYLLVALGSQTAYYGIPGMEENALTLKGLDDAHEIHRQVEEAASQASRNDPAQVVIGGAGLSGIQSAGEIAEYRDEHRAPIDIYLVEALEEIMPGQDSELQGTVRRHLEEADVEILTDDPITEADEDAIHFDEGDPLDYDVFVWTGGITGQDALDGCNLDNEHNRVTCESDFQTSDENVFAVGDSAIVDQGENPAPPTAQAAWQAAEVVGENVARAINDQPLKTWTHEDKGTVISIGDKAVAHDVQAGGVTVPIRTFNSYPAKFLKKAIAARWIADVGSVPTALKAWDSL